The following coding sequences are from one Capsicum annuum cultivar UCD-10X-F1 chromosome 3, UCD10Xv1.1, whole genome shotgun sequence window:
- the LOC107865554 gene encoding secreted RxLR effector protein 161-like, with protein MNARSDKGILMHQRKYALDLLSELGLKAAKPATTLTDYNIKMTSRQFDEHVKQNHTTDDPPINQATYQKLIGKLLYLTMTKSDIAFCVQTLSQFLQDPKKSHIEAVLRVVSWPSSPQTRRSVTGYFVMIGNSIVSWKSKKQITVSKSSAEAEFTSLAVVTAKLIWILGLMKEIESEVLLVVDVFSDSKSAQ; from the exons ATGAACGCAAGGTCTGATAAAGGAATATTGATGCATCAGAGAAAATATGCATTGGACTTACTATCTGAACTAGGTTTGAAAGCAGCCAAGCCTGCAACTACTCTTACGGACTACAACATCAAGATGACATCTAGACAATTTGATGAGCATGTCAAGCAAAACCATACTACTGATGATCCACCAATAAACCAAGCAACTTATCAAAAGTTGATTGGCAAGTTGCTATACTTAACTATGACAAAGTCAGACATAGCCTTTTGTGTTCAAACTCTAAGTCAGTTCCTTCAAGATCCTAAGAAGTCTCACATAGAAGCTGTACTCAGAGTGGTAAG TTGGCCATCTAGCCCTCAAACTAGAAGGTCTGTGACTGGTTATTTTGTGATGATTGGAAATTCAATAGTATcttggaaatcaaagaaacaaatcACTGTATCCAAGAGCTCAGCTGAGGCAGAATTCACAAGTCTTGCAGTAGTAACAGCTAAACTAATATGGATTCTAGGCTTGATGAAAGAGATTGAGAGTGAAGTGTTGCTAGTTGTGGATGTGTTCAGTGATAGCAAGTCTGCCCAATAA